One segment of Prionailurus bengalensis isolate Pbe53 chromosome D4, Fcat_Pben_1.1_paternal_pri, whole genome shotgun sequence DNA contains the following:
- the S1PR3 gene encoding sphingosine 1-phosphate receptor 3, with product MAASVLAPRPRPSPGNETLHQHYNYVGKLEGRLKEAPEGSTLTTVLFLVICSFIVLENLMVLIAIWRNNKFHNRMYFFIGNLALCDLLAGIAYKVNILMSGKRTLSLSPTVWFLREGSMFVALGASTCSLLAIAIERHLTMIKMRPYDANKKHRVFLLIGMCWLIALSLGALPILGWNCVHDLPDCSTILPLYSKKYIAFCISIFTAILVTIVILYARIYFLVKSSSRRVASPHNSERSMALLRTVVIVVSVFIACWSPLFILFLVDVACRVKECGVLFKAQWFIMLAVLNSAMNPVIYTLASKEMRRAFFRLVCTCLVRGRGARSSPTQPALDPSRSKSSGSNNSSPSPKSKEDPPQRVASPCITDGNKTLQNGILCK from the coding sequence ATGGCGGCCTCTGTCCTCGCGCCGCGCCCCAGGCCCTCCCCCGGGAACGAGACCCTGCACCAGCACTACAACTACGTGGGCAAGCTGGAGGGCAGGCTGAAGGAGGCCCCCGAGGGCAGCACGCTGACCACCGTGCTGTTCCTGGTCATTTGCAGCTTCATCGTGCTGGAGAACCTCATGGTTTTGATCGCCATCTGGAGAAACAATAAGTTCCACAACCGCATGTACTTCTTCATCGGCAACCTGGCCCTCTGTGACCTGCTGGCCGGCATCGCCTACAAGGTCAACATCCTGATGTCGGGCAAGCGGACGCTGAGCCTGTCCCCGACGGTCTGGTTCCTGCGGGAAGGAAGCATGTTTGTGGCCCTCGGGGCGTCCACCTGCAGCTTGCTGGCCATCGCCATCGAGCGGCACCTGACGATGATCAAGATGCGGCCGTACGACGCCAACAAGAAGCACCGCGTGTTTCTTCTGATCGGGATGTGCTGGCTCATCGCGCTCTCGCTGGGCGCCTTGCCCATCCTGGGCTGGAACTGTGTGCACGACCTCCCCGACTGTTCCACCATCCTGCCCCTCTACTCCAAGAAGTACATCGCCTTCTGTATCAGCATCTTCACGGCCATCCTGGTGACCATCGTCATCCTGTACGCCCGCATCTACTTCCTGGTGAAGTCCAGCAGCCGCAGGGTGGCCAGCCCCCACAACTCGGAGCGCTCCATGGCCCTGCTGCGGACCGTGGTCATCGTGGTGAGCGTGTTCATCGCCTGCTGGTCCCCACTCTTCATCCTCTTCCTCGTCGACGTGGCCTGCAGGGTGAAGGAGTGCGGCGTCCTGTTCAAGGCCCAGTGGTTCATCATGCTGGCCGTGCTCAACTCCGCCATGAACCCCGTCATCTACACGCTGGCCAGCAAGGAGATGCGGCGGGCCTTCTTCCGGCTGGTCTGCACCTGCCTGGTCCGGGGCCGTGGCGCCCGCTCCTCGCCCACCCAGCCTGCCCTCGATCCCAGCAGAAGCAAGTCCAGCGGCAGCAACAACAGCAGCCCCTCGCCAAAGAGCAAGGAAGACCCTCCCCAGAGAGTCGCCTCACCCTGCATCACCGACGGAAACAAAACCCTGCAGAACGGGATTCTCTGCAAGTGA